The Mycolicibacterium hassiacum DSM 44199 genome includes a window with the following:
- the malQ gene encoding 4-alpha-glucanotransferase translates to MTDLPATLVELADRFGVATEYEDWTGSRRTVAEATIVAVLDAFGVSARTDDDRRKALADCDRRYWSGALPPVVVARAGATTTFWVHVTHGAPAELTLLLEDGTVRTGLRQLENNTPPFSLGDRLVGEASFELPADLPAGYHRLRLTSSPDAEPAETLVIVSPATLTPPARCWGPAVQLYSVASERSWGIGDLTDLTDLAVWSSVRHGAGFILVNPLHAAAPSTPMEPSPYLPTSRRFVNPIYLRVEAIPEFACLRGRGRLRKARARLHRRAVAAELIDRDAVWQVKRAALEEVYRVPRSAGRELAYQAFRRRHGRALDDFATWCALAEEFGGDWRRWPVDLRHPDSPAVAGYAASHAERVDFHRWLQWQADDQLAAAQTTACTVGMTVGVIHDLAVGVDPGGADAWALQDVLAAGVSAGAPPDEFNQLGQDWSQPPWRPDRLAERAYEPFRALVGGLLRHAGGVRIDHIIGLFRLWWIPPGAAPTEGTYVRYDHEALIGIVALEAHRAGAVVIGEDLGTVEPWVRDYLAERQVLGTSILWFEFDRADGSGTPRPLPAEHWREFCLSAVTTHDLPPTPGYLAGAHVRLRDRLGLLTRAVDEELAADRRQQRAWFDELRRAGVLSGDPDGADTDELVRALHRYLVRSPSRLLALSLADAVGDVNTQNQPGTTDEYPNWRVPLRGPDGARLLLEDVFDDPRAATLAGIMAAGVGHTRGAAGTA, encoded by the coding sequence ATGACCGATCTGCCCGCGACGTTGGTCGAGCTGGCCGACCGCTTCGGGGTGGCCACCGAGTACGAGGACTGGACCGGCAGCCGCCGCACGGTGGCCGAAGCCACGATCGTGGCCGTGCTCGACGCGTTCGGCGTGTCGGCGCGAACCGACGACGATCGGCGAAAGGCGTTGGCCGACTGCGACCGTCGCTATTGGTCGGGTGCGCTGCCGCCGGTCGTCGTGGCCCGTGCGGGTGCCACGACGACGTTCTGGGTGCACGTCACCCACGGCGCTCCGGCGGAGCTCACGTTGCTGCTCGAGGACGGGACGGTGCGCACCGGGCTGCGGCAGCTGGAGAACAACACCCCGCCGTTCTCGCTCGGGGACCGGCTGGTCGGCGAGGCCAGTTTCGAGCTGCCCGCCGACCTGCCGGCCGGCTACCACCGGCTGCGGCTGACCTCGTCGCCGGATGCCGAGCCCGCGGAGACGCTGGTGATCGTCTCCCCCGCCACGCTCACCCCGCCGGCGCGGTGTTGGGGACCGGCCGTGCAGCTGTACAGCGTCGCCTCCGAACGGTCCTGGGGCATCGGCGATCTCACCGACCTGACCGACCTGGCGGTGTGGTCGTCGGTGCGCCACGGTGCCGGTTTCATCCTGGTCAACCCGCTGCACGCGGCGGCGCCGTCCACACCGATGGAACCGTCGCCGTACCTGCCCACCTCGCGGCGCTTCGTCAACCCGATCTATCTGCGGGTGGAGGCCATTCCCGAGTTCGCCTGTCTGCGCGGCCGCGGTCGGCTGCGCAAGGCCCGCGCCCGGCTGCACCGGCGCGCGGTGGCGGCCGAGCTCATCGACCGCGATGCGGTGTGGCAGGTCAAGCGGGCCGCCCTGGAAGAGGTGTACCGGGTGCCGCGCTCTGCCGGGCGCGAGCTGGCGTACCAGGCGTTCCGGCGACGGCACGGCCGCGCCCTCGACGACTTCGCCACCTGGTGCGCGCTGGCCGAGGAGTTCGGCGGAGACTGGCGCCGCTGGCCCGTCGACCTGCGACATCCGGACAGCCCCGCGGTGGCCGGGTACGCCGCCAGCCACGCCGAGCGAGTCGACTTCCACCGCTGGCTGCAGTGGCAGGCCGACGACCAGTTGGCCGCCGCGCAGACCACCGCCTGCACGGTCGGCATGACCGTGGGTGTCATCCATGACCTGGCGGTCGGGGTCGACCCGGGCGGCGCGGACGCCTGGGCGCTGCAGGACGTGCTGGCCGCCGGGGTCAGCGCGGGCGCCCCGCCGGACGAATTCAACCAGCTCGGCCAGGACTGGTCGCAGCCGCCGTGGCGGCCCGACCGGCTCGCCGAACGCGCCTACGAACCGTTCCGCGCACTGGTCGGCGGGCTGCTGCGGCACGCCGGCGGGGTGCGCATCGACCACATCATCGGGCTGTTCCGGCTGTGGTGGATCCCGCCCGGCGCGGCGCCCACCGAGGGCACCTACGTGCGCTACGACCACGAGGCGCTGATCGGGATCGTCGCGCTCGAGGCGCACCGCGCCGGGGCGGTGGTCATCGGCGAGGATCTGGGCACCGTCGAACCGTGGGTGCGCGACTACCTCGCCGAGCGGCAGGTGTTGGGCACCTCGATCCTGTGGTTCGAGTTCGACCGTGCCGACGGCTCGGGCACCCCCCGCCCGCTGCCGGCCGAACACTGGCGGGAGTTCTGCCTGTCGGCGGTCACCACCCACGATCTGCCGCCCACGCCGGGCTATCTGGCCGGTGCGCACGTGCGGCTGCGGGACCGGCTGGGGCTGCTGACCCGCGCGGTCGACGAGGAGCTGGCCGCCGATCGCCGCCAGCAGCGCGCCTGGTTCGACGAGCTGCGCCGGGCCGGAGTGCTGTCCGGCGACCCGGACGGGGCCGACACCGACGAGTTGGTTCGCGCGCTGCACCGTTATCTGGTCCGCTCCCCGTCCCGGCTGCTGGCGTTGTCGCTGGCCGACGCGGTCGGCGACGTCAACACCCAGAACCAGCCGGGCACCACCGACGAGTACCCGAACTGGCGGGTGCCGCTGCGCGGCCCGGACGGCGCCCGGCTGCTGCTCGAGGACGTGTTCGACGACCCGCGGGCGGCGACGCTGGCCGGGATCATGGCGGCCGGTGTCGGGCACACCCGCGGCGCCGCCGGAACGGCCTGA
- a CDS encoding MFS transporter → MAGPRESDTARDRRARLAVAALFLTNGALFANLLPRYPEIKADLQLSNAEFGMAVAAFPAGALTAGLAAATLIRRYRSARVAVGGTLGIAVFVVLAGVARTPLLLASALFVAGACDAITDVAQNAHGLRVQRRYGRSIINSFHAVWSAGAILGGLTGAAAIALGLSRWAHLSIAAAVFGGLVLLTGPLLLPGADHDTHPAARTGDGGSAGAAVYLTLLALVLIAVADATVEDAGSTWATLYLRDSLGVPGPLAASGLVAFAAAMFIGRVFGDRLVDRFGEQAVARAGGFLTAAGMGAALGWPTVPGTVAGFAAAGFGVATLIPAAMHRADQLPGLRPGTGLTVLTWLMRIGFVGAPVLVGVIADAAGLRAGLLTVVASGLAVTLLADALSARPRPARS, encoded by the coding sequence ATGGCGGGGCCGCGGGAGTCGGACACGGCGCGTGACCGCCGTGCCCGCCTCGCGGTGGCGGCGCTGTTCCTCACCAACGGCGCGCTGTTCGCGAACCTGCTGCCGCGCTATCCGGAGATCAAGGCGGATCTGCAGCTGTCGAACGCGGAGTTCGGGATGGCGGTGGCGGCGTTCCCGGCGGGTGCCCTGACCGCCGGGCTGGCCGCCGCGACGCTGATCCGGCGCTACCGCTCGGCCCGGGTCGCGGTCGGGGGCACGCTGGGCATCGCGGTGTTCGTGGTGCTCGCCGGGGTGGCCCGTACCCCGCTGCTGTTGGCGTCGGCGCTGTTCGTCGCCGGCGCCTGCGATGCGATCACCGATGTGGCGCAGAACGCCCACGGGCTGCGGGTGCAGCGCCGCTACGGGCGGTCGATCATCAACTCGTTCCACGCGGTGTGGTCGGCCGGTGCGATCCTCGGCGGGTTGACGGGTGCCGCCGCGATCGCTCTCGGGCTGTCCCGGTGGGCGCACCTGAGCATCGCCGCCGCGGTGTTCGGCGGACTGGTGCTGCTGACCGGGCCGCTGTTGCTGCCCGGGGCCGACCACGACACCCATCCGGCGGCGCGCACCGGCGACGGCGGATCGGCCGGTGCCGCGGTGTATCTGACGCTGCTGGCGCTGGTGCTCATCGCGGTCGCGGACGCCACCGTCGAGGACGCCGGATCCACTTGGGCGACACTGTATCTGCGCGACAGTCTGGGTGTGCCGGGCCCGCTGGCGGCGTCCGGTCTGGTCGCGTTCGCCGCGGCGATGTTCATCGGCCGGGTGTTCGGCGACCGGCTGGTCGACCGGTTCGGGGAGCAGGCGGTGGCGCGCGCCGGCGGATTTCTCACCGCGGCCGGCATGGGCGCGGCGCTCGGGTGGCCGACGGTGCCCGGCACGGTGGCGGGATTCGCCGCGGCCGGGTTCGGGGTGGCCACGCTGATCCCGGCCGCGATGCACCGGGCCGATCAGCTGCCGGGCCTGCGCCCGGGAACCGGGCTGACGGTGCTGACCTGGTTGATGCGCATCGGGTTCGTCGGCGCACCGGTGCTGGTCGGGGTCATCGCCGACGCGGCCGGCCTGCGGGCCGGGCTGCTCACCGTGGTCGCCTCGGGCCTGGCGGTGACGCTGCTGGCCGATGCGCTCAGTGCCCGACCCCGGCCAGCTCGATCATGA